Sequence from the Streptomyces sp. NBC_00440 genome:
ACCCCCTCGATCTTGTACTGCGGGAACCTCGCGAGTACGTCAGGGGAGGCTGCGAGCGTGACCCGTACCCGGCCGGCGGCCGACACGGTCACCCGGCCCGCGTCGCTCACCGCGGAGTCGAAGGGGCCGTCGTCAGACGCCGAACTCACCAGGATCCGGCCGGAGTCGGTCACCGAGATGTCGGAGATGTGCCGCACCGCGTCGCCGGCCGGGTACGCGGCCCGGTAGGTCCGGTGGGTCACGCCGCCGAACTGCGGCTGCCCGTACTCGTCGAAGGTGAGGGGCGCCGTGTACAGCGTGGCGGGACGGTGGCCCGCTCCGCGGTCGGCCCAGAGGGCGGCGAGATGTCCGTGCCGGGCCACCAGCGCAAGGCTCTCGAAGTTGTCGCCCTGGCCGATCGCCGGGAGCGGCGCGTAGTCGAGGACCTTCGCCGTGGAGCCGGTGACCCTGAGGTGATGGATGATGCCGCGGCCGGCGAGCGCCAGATACTCCGACGGCTTGCCGGGTACGGCTTCGACGGCCTCCAGGTCCATGGGCTCCGGCCCGTCCCAGGTGACCGGAGAGACGTCGGCCGAGCCCCCCTTGTCGGTGATGCGGGACAGGCGCCGCTGCCCGGTCTTCTTGTTGTCGTGCACGATCAGCGCGCGCACCCCGGCTCCGTGCGCGGTGCGGCCTTCGAACGCGATGCCGCTGACACCGCTGCGGGCGTCGCTGCCCACCTTCTGCCATGCGCCGGCCGCCGGGGCCGTGCCGTGCGTCGCGGTGGCGACGGCCGGGGCGGTGCCGGGCGTCGCCAGCAGGGCGGTCGCCGCGACGAGCCAGGCTGTGCGCTGCAACTTGGCGAATTTCGCTGGGGGTCGCTCGCCTTTCTCTCCGTCAGGCGCGAGATCACGCGCCTGGGGTCAGGGTATTGCTCATGGCGAGCACGGCTCGGAGGGTGGCCCTCCGTTCCCCTTCGGGGTCGCAGCCGCGCCGCGGCAAACCCTGTGCAGTAACGGACGTCCGTAGCTAGACTGCCGCGTTGGCATGTACACCACGGACCCGGTGTTTCACCGGCTCTGAGTGCCACCGACTCTGTGCACCACTGACTCTGTAACCACTGACGGTTGCGCGCTGTCCACCGCGCAGCCGCCGATCCTCGGGGGGATCCGGGTGAAGCGTCCGACCACATGGCTGCGCGGGAAAATCTTCGCGGCCCTTCTCTGTCTCGTCGCCGGACTGCTCGGCGTGGGCGTGGCCGCGAGTACGGCCTACGCCGCAACGACCAACCCGAACCCGATCAACTGGAAGGTGGAGAAGCTCTTCTACGACCAGTACGGTCACGACGTGCCGCTCCGCACCGGCCAGGAGGACTACAACGAGCCGTCCGATCCGCCGCCACTCGACGGCTTCGGACGGGTGCACATCGAGGCGTCCGACGGCGGTCACGGCGCGGTCCCGCCCGCCACGGACATCCAGGACACCATCGGCAGCCCGGTGAACTGCACGCCCGGAGCCGACGCCCGGGTGCGCTGCCTGAACCCGGAGACCAACCTCTTCGTCGTGTACAGCCCGGTCCTCGACCCCCGCTCCGGTGACGCGTACGCCTTCGGCATCATCACCGCCTACTACACGCTGCCGTGCATCGCGCCCTCGGGCGACGGCCCCCGGCTCAAGTGCGGCGGGACCCCGCCCCCACCGGCCGCCCCGACCACCCTCACGTACACAGGGCCCCGGCACGGAAGCAACGGCAGCCCGCTGACGCTCTCCGCCTCCCTCGTCGACAATTTCGGGGTCCCTGTCGCGGGCAAGACCCTGCACTTCCGGGTCGGGGCGAGTGACGCCACGCAGTCCTGCGACGGCACGACCGGTGCGGCGGGAACGGCCCGCTGCACCATCGGCCAGTTGCACCAGCCCACCGGGTCGGTGGCGGTGGCGGTGAGTTTCGCGGGCGACGACGGATTCAAGGCCTCGTCGGCCTCCTCCACGGTGGTGCCCACCTCGCCGACGAAGCTCTCGTACACCGGACCCGCGCATGGCATCAACGGCAGCCCGCTGGAGCTGTCCGCCACGCTCTCCGACTACGCGGGCAGCCCCGTCACCGGCCGGACCGTCCACTTCCGTATCGGCTCGGGTGACGCCGCGCAGTCCTGCGACGGCACCACGAGTACGACGGGCGGCGCCCGCTGCGCCATCAACTCCCTGCGTCAGCCTCCGACTTCGGTCCCGGTCGCGGTGAGCTTCGCGGGCGACTCCGGCTACGAGGCGTCATCGGCCGCCGCCACGGTGGCGGTCCAGTCGCCGACGACGCTCAAGTACACCGGGCCCGCCCGCATCGCCAACGGCAAGGACGTCCGGCTCTCGGGCGAGCTCGACGACTACCTCGGCGCACCGGTCACCGGCAGGTCCGTGCACTTCGCCCTCGGTACGGGGGCCACCGCGCAGTCCTGCGACGCCACCACGGACAGCGCAGGGGCCGCGCGGTGCACCATCAGCGTGACCGGCCAGCCGCTCAACGCCGCGGCGACCGTGCCGCTGCACGCGGCGTTCGCCGGGGATGCCAACTATCTGAAGTCGAGCGCCGACGCGTCCCTGCTCCTCCAGTACTACACCGGCCGTGCCTTCGGCCTGTTGGCCCAGCTGCACCTGCCGCTCCTGCCGCCGGTGGACCTGCCTGCTCAGCCTGACACCGGTCAGGTCAGGACAGCGGGCGCGACCACTGTGACACCGCCCTGCACGGCCGCCGTGTCAGCGGTCGTCCTCGACGTACATGCGCTCTGCTCCGGAGTGACGACGACCCTCGACCCGGGCACGGCCACTGCCACCACGAGCGTCGAATCGGCCTCGATCGGCCTCCCCGGAGTCCCCGTGATCGGTATCTCCGGGCTGACCGCCAGGGCGACCGCCCGCTGCGACGGCGCGACGGGCAGCGCCACACTGACGGCGCTCACGATCGGCGGCGTGACCGTCACCGTACCGACCGCGCCCAACAGCACGATCAGCCTGCCCGGCGGGACCCGGCTGGTGATCAACGAGCAGACGCCGGTCGCCGGGGCCGACCACGGGCTCACGGTCAACGCCGTTCATCTCGTGGTCGCAGGGGGTCTCGGCGATATCGTCATCGGATCGAGTACGAGCGCCGTCCACAACTGCGCCGAGTGAGGGCGGGAGCCATGGAGGTCGAGGAGACGCGGGACGTGTACGTGGAGCGTTTCCGCGTCCTCGCGCACGAGGGAATCGCCGAACTCTTCGTGCAGGGAAGCACCGCCGGCCTGGGCGGCGGGCACCTCGATCGCTTCGCGCTGGTGGAGCAGGGCGAGGAGGTCCACGCCGAAACGGCCTTCTCCTACCGTGGCCTCCGCTTCCACTACACCCGCCGGGTCTGGCCCCCGGACTTCCCGCTGGAGATCAAAGTCGCGCTCTACGTGGAGCACCTGCGGGAGCGCGTCCTCACCCGCCGCTACCCGGTGGGAGGGGATGGCGGGGCTGCTGTCGTGCTGTAGCGGTCGGGGGCGGGGACATCCCCGCCCCCGCCGCCGTGGAGTCCGGCAGTTAGCCTGCCACCTGGGATGTTGCGGACCCGTCCGCAGCACGATGGGCAGCCGACGCCGAGGAGAGACGCCATGACGACCACCGCCCGTGCGACGCAGCAGCACGAGGACGAGCGGGTACGCGTCACCCGCTGGGACTTCGAGCCGGGCCAGAGCACCGGTCGCCATGTGCACGAGTACGACTACGTCGTCGTGCCGGTCGTGGATGGTCTGACCAGCGTGATCGCGCCGGACGGTACGACCACCGCCTCGCAGCTGCGGGCGGGGGAGTCCTACGCGCGCCCGGCCGGCGGCGAACACGAGGTCGTCAACGCCGGATCCTCGCCGCTGGCCTTCGTCGAGATCGAACTGAAGTAGCCAGGGCCGCCGCCCCGCACGTCAGCACCGCGACCACGTACTGACCCCGGACGACCACGTCCCGCCCACGACCGCAGCGCCGACGACCGCAGCCGACGGCCGCAGCCAGGGAGCCCGCGATGAGCCGCATCACCGTGAACGACGCCACGCTCCACTACGACGACCTCGGCCCCTCGGACGGGATCCCGGTCGTGCTGATCCACGGGCACCCGTTCAACCGCACGCTGTGGGCTCCCCAGGCGCAGGCCCTCAGCGCGGCCGGGCACCGGGTGATCACCCCCGACCTGCGCGGTTACGGGGAGAGCAGTGTGACGCCCGGCAAGGTGTTCCTCTCCGATTTCGCCGACGACATCGCGGCACTCCTGGACTGTCTGGGCATCGAGCGCGCGGTGATCGGCGGTGTCTCCATGGGTGGCCAGATCTCCATGGAGTTCTGCCGCCGCCACCTGGGGCGGGTGCGGGCGCTCGTCCTGTCCGACACGTCGGCCCCCGCCGAGACCGGCGAGGGCAAGGCGTTCCGCAACCGCCTCGCCGACCGGCTGCTCGCCGAGGGGATGGACGGTTACGCGGACGAGGTCATCGACAAGATGCTCGCACCGTACAACGTCGCCGCTCTCCCGGACGTGGCCGCACACGTCCTCGGTCTGATGCGCACGACCGATCCCCGTGGGGCTGCCGCCGCGCTGCGCGGCCGGGCCGAGCGCCCCGACTACCGCGACACCCTCGTCGCCGTCGCCGACGCCGGTGTTCCCACGCTGATCGTGGTCGGCGCGGACGACGTCTACACGCCTGTCACCGAGGCCGAGGCGATGGGCGGGCTCGTTCCGTACGCCACGGTGAGCGTCATCGACGGTGCCGGGCACCTGCCGGGCGCGGAACAGCCCGAGCGTTTCACCGCCGTCCTGCTGGACTTCCTCGGGACGCAGTTGTCCGAACCCGCAGGAGGGGACCGCCCCACGGCGTCCTGACGGCCCTCGACCCCCGGGGCACGCTGCTTCATCGCCCCGGGGTGTACGTGGCGTGGCGCCTCAGCCGTCCGATGCGAGGCGGCCCAGCCACTCCTTCAGCAAGTGCTGCTCCGCGCCGCTGAGCGTCGTCTGTTCGGGCAGCGCCGCGCGCAGCGCGCGGGCGGCGCCGGCCGGGCCGCCGCTCTGCACGGCCGGTTTGTCGTTGGTGACGGCGGTGACCATGGACTCCCGCATCGTGGTCAACAGGGCCGGGTCCCGCCGGTCTTCGGGCAGGGACAGCCAGGTGAGCACCGCGCCGCGTGCCGTGGCGTGGATGAGCATGGCCGCGAGGTCCTCGTCGACACGGAGCCAGCCGTCGGCCGCGAGCCGCCGGATGCGGCCCATCAGGATCTTCATGCCGGTCTTGAAGGCTGCCGACGCGGCCCTGGTGGGCTCGCTGTACATCAGTGTGTAGAGGGCGGGATTGGCCAGGCCGAACTCGACCGCCAGGTCCCAGCCCGCCCGCAGGCCCTCGATGGGATCCTGCGGCTCCGCGTCCGGGTTCCTGGCCTCCTTCGTCGCCAGGAACGAGGCGAAACCGTACTCGGCGACCGCGTCGAGCAGCCCGGCCTTGTCGCCGAACAGCCGGTAGATGGCCGGTGGTTGGAGGCCGGCCGCGACGGCGACCGCGCGGGTGGTGACCGCGTCGCGGCCCTCACGTGTCAGCAGGTCGGCCGCGGCTTCGATGACCCGCTGCCGGGGCTGCTCGCGGTCCGAGGCCGCGGTGTCGGACTCGTCGGCGGTGGCGCTGTCCCAGGTGGGCGGAGGTGGTGGCATGTATCAACGATACCGCTCAGGTGGTTCCCTCGGTAATATCGGTGATATCTTGAAAGTGATTCCACTGGAAACAGCCACTGGAAACAGAGCGTGGGGGTTCACCATGATCATCGTTACCGGAGCCAACGGAAAGCTCGGACGCCGCATTGTCGAGAGCCTGCTGGAGCGTGTCCCGGCGGACCGGATCGGGGTGAGCGTCCGCGACCCGCAGAAGGCGCAGACGTTCGCCGACCGAGGGGTGCGGGTGCGGCACGGCAGCTTCACCGACCCGGACAGCCTTGCCCATGCCTTCGAAGGTGCGTCCCAGGTGCTGATCGTTTCGGTCGACCGGATGGGCGACGAGACCGTACGGCAGCACCGTGCCGCGATCGACGGGGCCGTCAAGGCGGGCGCCCGCCGCATCCTCTACACCAGCCAGATCGGCGCCGGCGCCTCGTCCCATTTCCAGGCCTGCCGCGACCACGCCGCCACCGAGGAAGCGCTGCGCGCATCCGGCGTGCCGTTCACGTCGCTGCGCAATGGCTTCTATGCCGCCAGCGGGCTGCAACTGGCGGGCCACGGACTGGAGTCCGGCCAGGTCGCGCTTCCCGCGGACGGTCCTGTCAGCTGGACCACGCACGCCGACCTCGCCGAGGCGGCCGCCGTCATCCTGGCCGACGAAGGCCGCTTCGACGGGCCCACGCCTCCGCTCACCGCGGCGCAGGCGCTGACCTTCGCCGACATCGCCCGCACCGCCGCGGAGGTCACTGGGCGCACCATCACGAGGACCACCGTGTCCGACGATGTGTTCCGGGAGCAGTTGACGGGCGGCGGTGCCCCCGCCGAGGTGGCCGACCAGCTGCTGGGCATCTTCGCGGCCGCCCATGCCGGTGAATTCGCCGCCGTCGACCCGGCACTCGCGACCCTGCTCGGCCGCGAGCCCACCGCCCTGAACACGTTCCTGCGCGAGCAGCTGTCCCACAGCGACGCGCGCTGACCACTCCGCCCGGTGACGGTGCCGCCGCTCCGTAACGAGCTTGCTTCACACGCCCGGTGTGCGCAGCCCGAGATGGTCGCGGAGCGTCCGCCCCTCGTACTCCGTACGGAACACCCCGCGCTCC
This genomic interval carries:
- a CDS encoding TetR/AcrR family transcriptional regulator, whose product is MPPPPPTWDSATADESDTAASDREQPRQRVIEAAADLLTREGRDAVTTRAVAVAAGLQPPAIYRLFGDKAGLLDAVAEYGFASFLATKEARNPDAEPQDPIEGLRAGWDLAVEFGLANPALYTLMYSEPTRAASAAFKTGMKILMGRIRRLAADGWLRVDEDLAAMLIHATARGAVLTWLSLPEDRRDPALLTTMRESMVTAVTNDKPAVQSGGPAGAARALRAALPEQTTLSGAEQHLLKEWLGRLASDG
- a CDS encoding cupin domain-containing protein; its protein translation is MTTTARATQQHEDERVRVTRWDFEPGQSTGRHVHEYDYVVVPVVDGLTSVIAPDGTTTASQLRAGESYARPAGGEHEVVNAGSSPLAFVEIELK
- a CDS encoding alpha/beta fold hydrolase; its protein translation is MSRITVNDATLHYDDLGPSDGIPVVLIHGHPFNRTLWAPQAQALSAAGHRVITPDLRGYGESSVTPGKVFLSDFADDIAALLDCLGIERAVIGGVSMGGQISMEFCRRHLGRVRALVLSDTSAPAETGEGKAFRNRLADRLLAEGMDGYADEVIDKMLAPYNVAALPDVAAHVLGLMRTTDPRGAAAALRGRAERPDYRDTLVAVADAGVPTLIVVGADDVYTPVTEAEAMGGLVPYATVSVIDGAGHLPGAEQPERFTAVLLDFLGTQLSEPAGGDRPTAS
- a CDS encoding SDR family oxidoreductase; the encoded protein is MIIVTGANGKLGRRIVESLLERVPADRIGVSVRDPQKAQTFADRGVRVRHGSFTDPDSLAHAFEGASQVLIVSVDRMGDETVRQHRAAIDGAVKAGARRILYTSQIGAGASSHFQACRDHAATEEALRASGVPFTSLRNGFYAASGLQLAGHGLESGQVALPADGPVSWTTHADLAEAAAVILADEGRFDGPTPPLTAAQALTFADIARTAAEVTGRTITRTTVSDDVFREQLTGGGAPAEVADQLLGIFAAAHAGEFAAVDPALATLLGREPTALNTFLREQLSHSDAR
- a CDS encoding choice-of-anchor P family protein, coding for MKRPTTWLRGKIFAALLCLVAGLLGVGVAASTAYAATTNPNPINWKVEKLFYDQYGHDVPLRTGQEDYNEPSDPPPLDGFGRVHIEASDGGHGAVPPATDIQDTIGSPVNCTPGADARVRCLNPETNLFVVYSPVLDPRSGDAYAFGIITAYYTLPCIAPSGDGPRLKCGGTPPPPAAPTTLTYTGPRHGSNGSPLTLSASLVDNFGVPVAGKTLHFRVGASDATQSCDGTTGAAGTARCTIGQLHQPTGSVAVAVSFAGDDGFKASSASSTVVPTSPTKLSYTGPAHGINGSPLELSATLSDYAGSPVTGRTVHFRIGSGDAAQSCDGTTSTTGGARCAINSLRQPPTSVPVAVSFAGDSGYEASSAAATVAVQSPTTLKYTGPARIANGKDVRLSGELDDYLGAPVTGRSVHFALGTGATAQSCDATTDSAGAARCTISVTGQPLNAAATVPLHAAFAGDANYLKSSADASLLLQYYTGRAFGLLAQLHLPLLPPVDLPAQPDTGQVRTAGATTVTPPCTAAVSAVVLDVHALCSGVTTTLDPGTATATTSVESASIGLPGVPVIGISGLTARATARCDGATGSATLTALTIGGVTVTVPTAPNSTISLPGGTRLVINEQTPVAGADHGLTVNAVHLVVAGGLGDIVIGSSTSAVHNCAE